DNA from Phaeodactylum tricornutum CCAP 1055/1 chromosome 30, whole genome shotgun sequence:
GCACTTGGCCGTCCGCAAATCCGATGGACAACTTATTCTTCGGGAATCTGCTATGTGCGCTGAAGAGGATGAAGATGCATTCAGTGATATCAGCAAGCACCGCTTTTTCAACACCAACAATTTGTGGGTTCGTCTCGATAAACTCAAGGAGATCATCGACCGCAATGGCGGCTTTATTCCTCTGCCCATgatcaaaaacaaaaagacggtCGACCCCAAGGACGACTCGTCGACCCCGGTACTGCAGTTGGAAACCGCTATGGGTGCCGCTATTGAATGTTTCGAAGGCGCCAGCGCGGTGGTTGTTCCTCGCACACGCTTTGCGCCCGTCAAAAAGTGCAGCGATCTGCTCTTGCTGCGCTCCGATGCATACTTGCTCGTGGACCACAAGCCGGTACTCAATCCAGCCTGCAACGGGAGCGCGCCCGTGATCAATCTCGACAGCAAACTATACAAGCTGGTCGGCgccttggaagaagcaacCCAGGACGGCATTCCGTCCCTCGTCAAGTGCGACAAATTGACTATCAAGGGTTTGGTCCGGATgtcgaaaaagaccaagtTTGTGGGTGATGTCAAGATTGTCAACTCGAGCGCCGAATCTAAGTTTGTGCCCACCGGTGAAGTAACAGGGGAACACGATCTGACGTCTAATGCTGGTCTTGGCAAGCTAAAGCCCACCTCTGTTTCAACAGCACCAATTGCGGGACAAAAGCCTGGTACTTCAGGACTCCGGAAGAAGGTTGCCGAATTCAAGAAGGAAAACTACCTTAACAATTTTGTACAAGCTGCTTTTGACGCCATCAAGGCCAGTGGTACGGACATATCGAAGGGGTCCTTGGTAATTGGTGGTGATGGTCGCTACTTCAACCCTGAAGCAATCCAAATACTTATTCAGATGGGTGTTGCTAACGGCGTCAGACGTTTCTGGATTGGACAGGACGGCCTCTTGTCGACACCCGCCGTTTCTGCGATCATTCGGGAAGGCGGCCCGCGTTGGCAAAAGGCATTTGGAGCCTTTATTTTGACGGCTAGTCACAATCCCGGTGGCCCAACGGAAGATTTTGGTATCAAGTACAACTGCGAACATGGTGAGCCCGCTCCGGAGAGGATGACGGATGAAATTTACGCCAACACAACGACGATTAAGTCCTACAAGATTTGTAAGGAATTCCCCAACATTGACATTGGCGCTGCGGGCCACTCCAAGATCATGTCTGACGACGGCAGCGCCGAAGTCAATATTGAAGTAATTGATTCCACCGAAGCTCACGTCAAGTTGTTGAAATCTATTTTTGATTTCTCGGCCATCAGAGGGCTGTTGGATCGCCCCGACTTTTCCATGGTCTACGACGCCATGCACGGTGTCAACGGGCCGTACGTAAAAAAAGTATTCTGCGATATTCTGGGGCAGGACCTCTCCGTCACACTGAACTGTGTCCCCAAGGACGACTTCAACGGAGGCCATGCCGACCCCAACCTCACGTACGCCAAAGAGCTTGTTGCCGTCATGGGGCTTAATCGCAAGGGCGAAAAGATCGATATGGGCGGACGTCCTATTCCCAGCTTTGGTGCGGCCGCCGACGGCGACGGAGACCGCAACATGATTCTGGGCACACAGTTTTTTGTCAGTCCGTCCGATTCCTTGGCAGTCATTGTTGCCAACGCCGACACCATTCCATTCTTCCGCACGCAAGGTGGACTCAAGGGCGTCGCGCGGTCCATGCCAACGTCCGGCGCCGTCGATCTCGTCGCCAAGGACCTGAACTACAGTTTGTTTGAAACACCTACGGGATGGAAATACTTCGGGAACCTGATGGATTCCAAAGAGCTTTTTGACGGTGCCGAATACACTCCGTTTATTTGTGGGGAAGAATCGTTCGGCACAGGCTCCGATCACATTCGCGAAAAGGACGGACTTTGGGCCGTGCTGGCTTGGCTCAGCATTTTGGCGCACGCCAATACTAACAGCCTAAGTGACACACTGGTGACCGTGGAAGACATTGTCAAGGCTCATTGGGCAAAGTACGGACGCAACTACTACAGCCGCTGGGATTTCGAGAACATGAATGCGACCAAGGCGAACGCCATGATGGACAAGATGCGGGCGGAAACAGACGCGAACACGGGCAAGACGGTGGGCAAGTACTCGATCGAAAAGTCCGACGACTTTGTGTACGTGGATCCCGTGGACGGCTCGGTGGCCAAGAAGCAGGGGATGCGGTTCCTAATGACGGATGGCTCGCGGATTATTTTCCGTTTGAGTGGCACGGCGGGCAGTGGCGCCACGGTCCGCATGTACATCGAACAGTACGAACCGACGAAGATTGACATGGTGGCTTCAGAGGCTTTGGCAGATTTGATTCGAGTCGCACTGGATTTATCTGACCTCAAGGGATTCCTCGGAACTGAAGAACCAACCGTAATTACGTAACTGATGTTCGAGCTCTGGCAACACGTCCTGCTAGGTCTCAGTGTGGCTAACTAAACGAGCCAGCCAGAACAGTTTCCTCCGTCTGATATATGAATGATGTGACTCGCTCAGGAATCGATTCGTAATTGTCGAGTAGAGCAACTTAATAGTGCAACAACGATAGCCCTAGTGCAAAATCCTCGTCTCGTTTCGATGGGTTCATGCATCCTAATGCAAGCTGAATATTTCGTTGTCTATCCGAGTAAtacaaagagaaaattcggtatttgggatgagcaggggtgaaattttcgctatttgggaaaaatcacactgtttctaagtgtttttattttcgcgggaaatactttctaagtaatctttttagGTAAGAAAAACCCCTTATTCTATGTTAGAtcacaaggattgttttcatgtgGTCATCccttcacattcacagttagtTGCTTCCAATGGTGAGGACTTCGGGATGGCATTGACCCATGCAAACGATTACTAACttccaaccaacaaaagtCAGAACTAGGGTAACGTTGTCGTCTGTATGTCGTCCCAAATCTAACTCTATATTATTTCAGGATAGGGTTCTTTAATCTTGTTTGTCGATTTCGAGTCACTTGTATGTCGTCATGAATCCAACGGACACTCGTGCCTGTTTTTTCCGCGCCGAGTCACTAGCACGCCACGGGACAACCGCGTGATCGGGTACCATGGACTCGTACCGAAAGGAAGCCGGGATAACGCCTTTTGCCTAGTAGGTCAAGTGTATCCTGTCGGTCGACCACAAGGTTTGTCTACAACCAAAAGTACCTTGGTCGGTGACACGTTTTGTCGAAAGCAAGACGTGGGTGGGTGCCGTTCAGTGAAGAGGGCGTGATCGATTTTTTcggctgttgctgctgcaacggTGTCTTCTGTAAGGAAAGTCGTTGATCTAGACTGCAAGGCACGGGACGTACCGCATCCCGTTCGGCGTGGTCGTTGACAATGTCGCCAGAAATACCGGACGAGTCGAGGGAAGCAAACGGTTCCGTCAACGGGAAGATTCGGACTCCAGCGGGGGTAGTGTCGCGACGGCAGGCGGAGGCGTTGTCGCAAGCGTCCCAGGTTGTAGATTCTTTACACGGCGGAGAGTCCTATCTCGACGGCTTTAATCTGCTGGGTGTTGTAGCCAATCCCCGTGGTCTGCATCCTACGACTGCTCCGTCTTTGCAGACTCCGTCTCGCAATCAATCGACGAACGCCTCATCGTCTACGGCAACCACCTCTACGGATGTATTTTCAGGTACCTATCATTCCATCGAAATGACCATGACCTCGGTTACGGAACAGATTACACACTTGAATGCCGTGCTGGAAGATTGGAGTCGCTTCATTCTGGAACAGGACAATACGGATTACGACAAGGCTATCCCGGATGCGCAACTACTCGAACTCCCAGCCTATTTGGGCAACATGGACTTGCAAAGCCTACAGACTCATCTCGAACGGTCCGGAGCATTGGCCCACGCGTTTCGATCccgacaacagcaacacccTACAACGCGATATTCTTCCGCAAACAGCAGCCGTGCGAGTTCCCCTGTATCGAGTGCCAGTGATGCGGACCACATACCAGAAATCTTTTACTCGGCCGAGTTCGATTTGACCGACCCGGAAACCTTTGGACGACTGTTGCTCACAAGGAAAGACCGTATGGTGCCGCCGTCCACGCCACCCGACCAGCGTACCGGAGGTCTACACGAATACACCCCGGTCTCGTCCTGGTTTCCTCTCGAACCTCCGGAAGCATTTTCCCTCGCCCTCGACAAGGTCGAACTTTCGTTGCTACAGCAGGTCCGGACCAAGTCGGGGGCCTTTTTTGAAGAATCACTCCGCTTTGCTcagctccaacaacatattCAGAATTTACTCGCACAAACACAGAGCTTACAGAATGTCACAACCTCCATTGAACGTGACGGTCTTTCGCCTTTGGTCGAGGTTCCTCGCTTCGACGACCAACGACAATCCCTGCAAACGCTGGATGTAGTCTTGGAAGCTGCCTGTGAGTTGTACGAAGTAAAATCGAGTATCGGTGGATATCTTGCGGCCCGGGATGATCTGCACGCTACTTTACAAATTCAACTCGCCCGACGGCTACTAAATACACCCTTGTCCGTGGACGGTGCCGGTAATGTTGCGCTAATTCAACTGACTGCTTTGGAAAACGTCTCGTCCCAGCTGGATCAGTACGAAATGCTAGTGACTTCAAATCTTCAGGATGAACTTGTGGAGTTCTTCTTAGAATGGAATGTGAATGCATCACCGGCCTCGCCTAACGCTTTCTATACAAACGCGGCGCTAGAAGATAGGAACAATCGAGTCCGTGAGCTGGTGCACGTGTTGACCCAATCCTCCGGTTTACCTTCTACTCTGGAAACTTACCGCAACCGCGTTTTGGAGACCACAAGATTGACCGTTCGGACAGTCGTGAGTGAGTGCTGCGCTGGAGAAGTCAACGCCAACATTGCCAACCTTTCTCTGGAGCGGTTTTTGGAGTGCCTCGATCTCATGATCGAGCAGCTCGTGGTGGTCTTGTCGAATacggcggcggtggatgAATTTTGCGTGCAAAATGATATTCTGTTCACATCTAATGATGCACAAAATCCCGAGATGGAAAGTGACAACACGAATGGAGAGGCTGCTGTCGAGAATGGAGACCATGAAGACACGGAAGCCTTATCTACACCGATAGGTGGTGTTGTTGTGGCGGCTGCCGAGCTCTCGTGTAAGTCCATCGCGGAGCTACTACGCTTGCGGAAAGATGCACACTCGCTTGTTAGTCTCGAAGAAATGAAGCGGATTTGGGATGTATGCTTTGGTTTTGTATCACAAACGGAATCCATGACAAGCGGTCACAAAGCTGCGACCTTGAGGAGTACACTAATGGCTCAGGCAAAGGCTTTTATCGAACGAAAACACGAACGCAACATGTCGTCTCTGGTGGCTGCCTTGGATGCTGAGCAATGGACGCAGTGCCAGGTTAGTCCAGAGCGACAAGGCGTTTTGACGAGGCTATGTGCTGGGCGATCCGTGCTGCTACGCACGCGTTCTACGGACATTTTAAACACGGTTTTGGGTGAAAATGAGCCCGAAGCGCAAGTGGAGGGTTCTGGCTACAAGGTAGTCTGGTCCTGTCTGCTACTGGTCGAAATGTTTACCCAGAATATCGCCGCTAGCTCGCACTTTACGTTTTTGGCTTCGAATTTAGTTGCCAAAACAACCGAGCTTCTACGCTTGTTCAACTCGAGAACGACCACGCTCGTGTTGGGAGCTGGTGCGATTCATTCGGCTGCTCGACTCAAATCCATCAATGCCAAGCACCTCTCGCTAGTGACCCAGTGCTTGGGAATGATTCTAGCATTGCTACCGCATGTAAGAGCCGCATTTATGGCCCAGATGCCCACCAAGCAACATGTATTGCTCAACAGTTTGGACCAAATCAAATCAGAATACAGTGATCACAACGAAAAGGTCCTTAACAAATTTGTCACGATTATTGGTAGCATTGTGGAACGTATTTTGGCACCCAAGATTGGCGGTACGGACTTCGATAAACGCGCCACCGTATTCCCTATTCCGGAAGACGGCATTGTTCCGTGTTGTGCCTTTTTAGACGGTATCTTTATCAATACACGTAAAATGCACCAAGTGCTGAGTGCCTCGTTGCCATCCGATCACCTGCAGGATGTTTTTTCAAGAATTTTTGCATTTCTTGATCAAAAAATTCCAGTTTTTTGGATTGCCGCATCAgaatcacagtcacagtcGTTTGTTTTGCCGCTCACTGAGGATGGCAAGCGACGCATGCTATTTGAAGTGCAAACGACGATGCAAAATCTGAACGCTTTGAATGGGGTCCAACCTTGGGATTTTACTGCAATGAATGTGCTGGAACGGCGCTTGGAATACTTTCTCTCGGCTTCAAACAATGAAGCAAGCAACGTACAAATATCTCCATCTGGAACGCTAACAGAGGCCACACTTGGGACTGACGATTTTGATGACAGCAGGCAGTCCGGTTCCACCGATGAGTCAACTCAAGGAGTGTCTCCCGTAGCTAAGCCGAAATTAGCCACGGAAACAGAAAAACCAGCAGAACCTTCCTTAACATCGATGATTACAGCACAAATAGCAGAAAGTGACGATGTGGGAGCTCCGAAAGCTGATCATCCGTTGTTTGATGGGCCATCCCCTATGGAAACTGATTGCGAAGCAGAGAAGACACACGAAACGGGTTTGAACGAGGCGGAAACGACTATAGGGATGCCGACGGGGCAAGATGCTGACGACGGGCAGGCCTTAACCGATAGCCCCGGGTCCCGTAGCGATACGGAAGTAGAGGACGACGAGCCTCTCTTTAGTAAATCGACAGACGACCAAGACGGGCACGAGGCCGGTGCGACCAATGCTGGTGAATACCCCTCGGACATAGCGACACTGAAACTGTAAAGTTAAGCGATTACAATCTGATGCTTGTCCCTGGGTTGCACACAGTTTGAGTCAAAATGGAGTTTACTTCGTACGTTGCCATAGCCACATTGAGACCAGAACGGGCTCGCTGCTGTCGTTTACGGCAAACGCTCATGATTGCTCGTAGCCGCAGCCGGCACCAAAGAAATTACGCCGTGTGTCATTTGCCTTTGCTGAAACGCGACCAATTCAGCTTCCTGCTCTGTTATCCTTTTTTCCAATGCCTCTTTAGCTTGCTGGGCTTGCTCCCCACGGTTTAAAGTGGGAAACGCTCGTTCATTCATCAGAATTTCGGCGCCATGCATAGGAATTCCGAAATAAGCCAAGTCTCggtcgtcttcgtccatggccgTAGGAAACGCAGACTCGGATGTTTGCCAATGTAAAGTTTGAAGGTCCCAGTCTAAGCCAAATGCGCGAGCGCACAATGCTTTTAGACGGCCTACTGACATGCCGCTAGGTAGACGACGAATCAATGGTTCCATTGTACAGGAGCTAGCAGCCATGCTGCGAATTGTCACGTTCAAAACTGTGTCTGCTAGACTCAACGATCCGTTGGTGCTGTTTGAAGAGGACCACGCCCCCGCTTGGTATTTCGTACGCAAACGATCTAATTGTGGATGCTCGCTTGAATCAATGACAACCACTTCTCTATCGTTCGAAAACGTTCCAGTAGGGTGCTGATTGACACGAAGtgattgttgctgctgttgccgtAGTATAACCGACACATACCGTCTTTCTGCTTCAACTCGTTCTTTTTCTGAAACGTTGGACGCGTTGACCATATTCAGCTGTGGAAAACGTGCAATCAGCATACTCCGTGAAGATTCCGGACCGAGTTTGTTAGTCAAAGGGCATGATCGAAGACGCAAACTCTTGAGAAGCGGGAAAGTATTCAATGCTTCCAGACTTCTCCAGGAATCAATTTCAGTTCCGGCAAGCTGCAAATGACGTAGTTTTCCCAGACCACTATCTTCACAACATAGTAATTTGATTGGGTTGTCATCTAGCAAGAGTCGCTCGAGACTTGATATCCTCATTAGTGAAGCAGTTTGATCAGAAACTAGTTGACAGTCAGACAGATCCAAAACCTGTAGATTGGAAAAGGCACTTGCCAAGGCGTCCTTGTGTGACTGATTCAAATCAACCAGGCGGCACTGTGCCACCGATAGCTCTCGTAAATTGGGCAAAGCCTCACCTACTCGCAGTAATGTTTGCACTGACGAAATGTTGGTTTGGTGCAAATTTATCTGCATCACATTATCGTGTCTTGACAACATATCTGGTGGTAGATCGTTCAATCGATTGCAAGTCAAACTAAGGGATTGTAAATTCGAGAAAATATGCAGCACATCCCGCACAGGTTCCCAGGACGCCAGCAGATTTCCGGCCAAGTCCATTTCCAACAGCTGCGTTGCCGTAGCACTCCACGAATTGATGGCACCCGAGTCGATTCGTAGCACATTCCTGATAGCCATACGCCGTAAACCAATCGAGTgcaggtcttcaatttgttgGTACTGTCGAATCTTCATTTCTCCCAGAAACTCAATAGGCTTGTCCCTTCCCGAAGCCGTCTTTGCCACATGCGGCAGCACGTTGTCCGGAGCGACCCTCTCGGCACTCGCCATTTCGACATAGCGAGTTTGCAGCAGATGCGGCGTCAACGTTTCTCCCAAGTACAATTTCGAGAGTCTTATGAAGCTCGCACCCGTCGCGTGATCGCAGGCGAACAGTCGTACCAATCGAGATGTTTGTCTACACACAACACTGCCGTCGTGTTTGCCTCGAGTTGGATCGTCCCAGATAATCCCGGCGTATTGCTCATTGGAGTTCTTGGCACTTGGAACCGATCCGACGTACACGATGGTCCCTGTAAAGCCTTCTGCATCCTGCATTCGTGTCGTGCCGATATCAATCATCTTGGACAATCTTTACGATTTTTCTCTACGATTAGAAGAGTGAAGTATGCTTTGTCTTTCTTCAATCTTCGTGCACAGCCGGATCATGTGgcttttttttcttgttgctttgCCTTCCATGTTTGACCAAACAAATCGGGATTCAATTCGTGGGAACATTCAAGATTTGAATGTAAATTTCAGTTACGACACAAAACACAAAGGAGATACGTCGGTTTATCTGTCGGTAATTTTGCTCTCCGTAGAATTTCACATCTCTATTCGTCATTGAAGAAAAGTCTTGAAACTCTTGAGGTTAGATGGTGCTAGTAAGCCTGATGGTTATACATTGGTGCATACATACGGACGACATAGTGTTCTGCTACAAGGCTGAAAGCTTACAGGGTGGAACTTTGGGTCGTGAGCTGTCCACGGCACGATCTTGGGTCAGACTGCAATTTAGTCGTTTTGGCTACCCCTCCTAACCTAAGAGTCGCCACAGGCTGTCAGAATTGTGAAACTGCTATAAAAGTAGTTGTACTTCCTTCTGTAGGGACAGCCTCTTCTGTACAGAATTTCATAGGCAAACTTGTGGGGTGGAGAAACGAAGACTTTTGCTGAAGTAATACAAACCTCCAAAAGTGTAAGCCGCCTCCACAGCTGGGTTTCGTGTATCAGACGTGGAGGGGGTATTTTGTTCGACGAGCTTCCTTTCTATGGTCCCAGCAGCAAAGCTAACGCAAACGACTTTCCTTTAACAATTACGGTAGAAATCACTTTTTGTTGACGATTGCTTCTTCACTCTCTGTCGTAGACTTGTAATTCCTACCAAGGCATGGTAGTCTGCTTCGAGCGATCCCCTCGATTCTGAAAAAAAGCGGATCCCTGCTGCGCCAAGATGCTGTTAACCCGACGCCGATCAACAAAGCCTTGATTCCAGCCGCCCCCGTCTCCCGAGAAAAACCCTTCCGACATCATACGGCGCCGACGTCGCACTTGGACCATGTGCTGACGATCCTCTGGTTCTAACAGCGATTCGTTGTGTACAACATATCGcagtttcttttccaagttctTCGCCGTTTCTGTCTTGATGGGAGAAACGGACAAAAGCTCATCACTTGCAATGATGTCGCCGGGCTCCTCACCAATAAGTGCACGAAACATGATTTTGCCGAAATCAACCAATACCAATGTTCCGAGgttgaaaagaagaatccaaacCACATTTAACCCCGACAACTCACTCCCGTACATTGCAATGAATGCACTACCGGCACAAGTGCCCAACACTGAAATAATCAAAAATATGGAAGGTGTCGAGTACAGCATGGATCCGGGGGCACGCACCGAGAAAATCATAAGTTCCGTAACCAGGGTCAAATGAAACCAAATAAAACCTCGCGTTTCCGACGAACACGCTCTATTGAGTGCAATTGGCCCGTCCAAATCTTTAGCATGATCCATGATGAAGATAAAAGAAAGACCCAACGCAGTCTGGCAAATGCCGTAGTAGAGAGACATTAGCACCAACTTGCTGGCTCGAGGAAGCTGTGGTTTCGTTGTGGCGGACGCATTGTCGTATGCCACAGGAATCATAGAAATATCATTCAACAATGCCAATATGATGACCAACAATGAGTCAACTGCGCAGCCCGACGCAAATATGATGATGGAGAGAGTCAGGACCATGATAATCGACGCTGCTACGCGATAAATCACGTATCCTTTAATGCGTAGAAAGATACGGCGGGACTCCAGAACCGCACCATAAATCGGACTGAGACCGGGCTCGGTAAGAATGAGGTCTGCCGCATTCTTGGCGGCGTCGGTGGCTCCTTCAACGGCAATTCCCACCTGAGCGGCCGAGAGGGCTGGAGCATCGTTAACACCCTAGACGATACGGTGACCAAAATTGGTTTCAAATGAGTAAGATGAAACGACCACATCctggcaacaccaacatcATCACTTACATCCCCAGTCATGCCTGTCACAATCCCGTATTCGTTGCGGAGAATCATGACAACCTCACGTTTGTCACTCGGTAGAACTGCCGCGAAGCCGTCCGCCTCCCATACAAGTCGTTTCTTATCCTGACTAGATGCATGACGAATCTCTTCTCCGGTTC
Protein-coding regions in this window:
- a CDS encoding predicted protein, producing MSPEIPDESREANGSVNGKIRTPAGVVSRRQAEALSQASQVVDSLHGGESYLDGFNLLGVVANPRGLHPTTAPSLQTPSRNQSTNASSSTATTSTDVFSGTYHSIEMTMTSVTEQITHLNAVLEDWSRFILEQDNTDYDKAIPDAQLLELPAYLGNMDLQSLQTHLERSGALAHAFRSRQQQHPTTRYSSANSSRASSPVSSASDADHIPEIFYSAEFDLTDPETFGRLLLTRKDRMVPPSTPPDQRTGGLHEYTPVSSWFPLEPPEAFSLALDKVELSLLQQVRTKSGAFFEESLRFAQLQQHIQNLLAQTQSLQNVTTSIERDGLSPLVEVPRFDDQRQSLQTLDVVLEAACELYEVKSSIGGYLAARDDLHATLQIQLARRLLNTPLSVDGAGNVALIQLTALENVSSQLDQYEMLVTSNLQDELVEFFLEWNVNASPASPNAFYTNAALEDRNNRVRELVHVLTQSSGLPSTLETYRNRVLETTRLTVRTVVSECCAGEVNANIANLSLERFLECLDLMIEQLVVVLSNTAAVDEFCVQNDILFTSNDAQNPEMESDNTNGEAAVENGDHEDTEALSTPIGGVVVAAAELSYAHSLVSLEEMKRIWDVCFGFVSQTESMTSGHKAATLRSTLMAQAKAFIERKHERNMSSLVAALDAEQWTQCQVSPERQGVLTRLCAGRSVLLRTRSTDILNTVLGENEPEAQVEGSGYKVVWSCLLLVEMFTQNIAASSHFTFLASNLVAKTTELLRLFNSRTTTLVLGAGAIHSAARLKSINAKHLSLVTQCLGMILALLPHVRAAFMAQMPTKQHVLLNSLDQIKSEYSDHNEKVLNKFVTIIGSIVERILAPKIGGTDFDKRATVFPIPEDGIVPCCAFLDGIFINTRKMHQVLSASLPSDHLQDVFSRIFAFLDQKIPVFWIAASESQSQSFVLPLTEDGKRRMLFEVQTTMQNLNALNGVQPWDFTAMNVLERRLEYFLSASNNEASNVQISPSGTLTEATLGTDDFDDSRQSGSTDESTQGVSPVAKPKLATETEKPAEPSLTSMITAQIAESDDVGAPKADHPLFDGPSPMETDCEAEKTHETGLNEAETTIGMPTGQDADDGQALTDSPGSRSDTEVEDDEPLFSKSTDDQDGHEAGATNAGEYPSDIATLKL
- the UGP/PGM gene encoding UDP-Glucose-Pyrophosphorylase/Phosphoglucomutase (UDP-Glucose-Pyrophosphorylase/Phosphoglucomutase fusion protein, cytosolic); protein product: MPSFDPIRAKMEAGGCAPSAIAAFESTYGSLVSGDSGMILEDSIAPVPQLDKTAELDIAPNATLLAETVVLKLNGGLGTGMGLDKAKSLLPVKGDDTFLDLTAKQVIQMRKEYGLNVKFMLMNSFSTSDDTLSFLSSKYPDLASEEGLEMMQNKVPKLNAETLEPASCESDPENEWCPPGHGDLYAALVGSGRLDALLKEGFKYMFVSNSDNLGASLDLEILTYFAEKNVPFLMECCERTENDKKGGHLAVRKSDGQLILRESAMCAEEDEDAFSDISKHRFFNTNNLWVRLDKLKEIIDRNGGFIPLPMIKNKKTVDPKDDSSTPVLQLETAMGAAIECFEGASAVVVPRTRFAPVKKCSDLLLLRSDAYLLVDHKPVLNPACNGSAPVINLDSKLYKLVGALEEATQDGIPSLVKCDKLTIKGLVRMSKKTKFVGDVKIVNSSAESKFVPTGEVTGEHDLTSNAGLGKLKPTSVSTAPIAGQKPGTSGLRKKVAEFKKENYLNNFVQAAFDAIKASGTDISKGSLVIGGDGRYFNPEAIQILIQMGVANGVRRFWIGQDGLLSTPAVSAIIREGGPRWQKAFGAFILTASHNPGGPTEDFGIKYNCEHGEPAPERMTDEIYANTTTIKSYKICKEFPNIDIGAAGHSKIMSDDGSAEVNIEVIDSTEAHVKLLKSIFDFSAIRGLLDRPDFSMVYDAMHGVNGPYVKKVFCDILGQDLSVTLNCVPKDDFNGGHADPNLTYAKELVAVMGLNRKGEKIDMGGRPIPSFGAAADGDGDRNMILGTQFFVSPSDSLAVIVANADTIPFFRTQGGLKGVARSMPTSGAVDLVAKDLNYSLFETPTGWKYFGNLMDSKELFDGAEYTPFICGEESFGTGSDHIREKDGLWAVLAWLSILAHANTNSLSDTLVTVEDIVKAHWAKYGRNYYSRWDFENMNATKANAMMDKMRAETDANTGKTVGKYSIEKSDDFVYVDPVDGSVAKKQGMRFLMTDGSRIIFRLSGTAGSGATVRMYIEQYEPTKIDMVASEALADLIRVALDLSDLKGFLGTEEPTVIT